The Jannaschia sp. M317 DNA segment CCCAGAACCTTCTGCCAGGAGAAGGTCGTCACATCGAGCTTGTCCCACGGCAGATCCATCGCGAAAGCGGCAGAGGTCGCGTCGCAGAACGTCAGCCCCGCGCGGTCGTCGGCGATCCAGTCGGCATTCGGGACCCGCACGCCCGAGGTCGTGCCGTTCCAGGTGAAACAGATGTCGCGCGCCGGATCGATGTCGAGCGAGGGCAACTGGCCATAGTCTGCGGTGCGGACGTCGGCGTCCAGCTTCAGCTGCTTGACCACGTCCGTGACCCAGCCAGCGCCAAAGCTCTCCCAGGCCAGCATGGTGACGGGTCGCGCGCCCAGCATCGACCACATCGCCATCTCATAGGCACCGGTGTCCGAGGCGGGCACGATTCCCACCCGATAATCGTCCGGCACGCCGAGCAACGCCTTGGTGCGGTCGATGGCGGCCTTCAACTTGGCCTTGCCCACGGCGGCGCGGTGCGACCGGCCCAGCGGCGCATCCATCAGATTGTTCAGGGAATACCCGGGGTGCTTGGCGCAGGGGCCCGAAGAAAAACGCGGATTTGCCGGCCGCGTGGCCGGGGTCGTCGAGTCAGTCATGACTATCCTTGCAGATAAATGCCCTTCGTTGGGGAAGGGTGTCCCGCCGCTGCAAATACGGACCCTCTTTGAAAGCAGCAATAGGGAAAAGGCGGTGCGTCCGCGCTAAAAGGAGGGCCACGCAGAACGATACGGGAACGCAAGTTTCCTATCGGCACCGGCCTGCCTGAAGGAGATCCGTCTTTGTCCCGTCAAATGCCTGTGTCGCAAAGTTCAGCCCCGAGGCGGGCCCGCGCCTCACCGTCGCCGAGACTTGATGCCAGCGCTGTTGATTGCCCGACGAGGCCTCAAGCGGCAATGTCCCGACCAGGGACGGCAAGTCTCGCACGCGATCGGAACGATGGCGCGGCGACTGCCTAGACGACAATCACCGATGTTTTCACTCTCCGATATAGGCTTGATAGAGCCGCGATATCTCCGCGGTAACCGGTCCGGGACTCCCCTGCCCCACTTTCCGACCATCGATCTTTGTCACCGGCGTGATTCCCCCCAAGGTTCCAGTGACGAATGCCTCGTCGGCCGCATAGGTTTCAGCCAGCGTATAGTCTTTTTCAAATACCCGCTTTCCTGCATCCCGCCAGATCTTGATCACCTTCGACCGGGTGATTCCGTTGAAACAGGTTGCGCCCGTCGAAGTCCATAACTCTTCCCCACGGATGATGAAGAAGTTTGTCGAGTTACAGCTCGCCACGAATCCGCGATCATCGAGCATCAGCGCCTCATCCGCCCCCATATTGATGGCCTGGATCAACGCTTGGATAAAGTTGAGCCGGGAGTGGGAATTGAGCCGAAGGTCGAACACGTCGGGGGTCGAACAGCGAATAGTTGAGGTCAAAAGCGTCAGACCTCGGGCCTTGAGGGCAGCGTTGGGTTGCTTGTATTCGGCAACAATGACGACCGTCGCAGATCCAACGATAAAGCGCGGATCTTGATTTGGCGTTGATTTCAGCCCACGCGAAATCATCATTCGGATATGCACACCGTCTTCCATCTTGTTATGGTGCAGCGTTTTCCAAATCTCGCCCTTCAGGGCGTCGCGATCCATTCCGATATCAAGCTGAATGGCGTTCGCGCCCTCATAGAGCCGCGCCATATGTTCATCCACGGCCAACAACCGGCCATTTACCAGCCGCATCCCTTCCCACACGCCGTCACCCAGAACAAAGCCAGCATCGAAAACGGGCACCATTGCCTTGTCACGCGGAAAGAATGCGCCGTTGACATAGACTTCTACAGCGTCATTACGGCAATCGGGGGCGTAGCTTTGGGCGCTGTCTTGGGTAGTGTTGGTCATGGATTTGTCCGTTCAGAATTCGAATTTCTTGTGACGCGCAGGGAAAGCCTGTGTGCGGGGGTTCTGGGGATTTTTCAATACCTGATCTGGCGGACCTTGCTCCTGTATAATGCCGTCGGCCATGAAAATGACGCGATTGGCTACGTTATACGCGAACCCGATTTCATGTGTGACCAACAACGTGGTCCGCCCTTCGTCCGCGATGCCACGAATGACATTCAGAACTTCTCCCACAAGTTCCGGATCCAGTGCCGAGGCTTTGTTGCCCAAATCCGATGATGGGCAGGCTTCCCCTTTCCCCGGACGGATTTATCCTACGGGCTCAGTGACGGGTATTCCAAGAGCTGTGTAGCGGTTCAATGCAGCGATGCGGATTTGGATCTCCGCGACCTGCCTTTCGAAGTCCCTCGCCATGAGACTTTGACCTAGCAACTTGACACAATGCATCTTCGTTTCGACGCGGCTCCGGCGGTGGTATCCGCTCCAGCGTCGCCATAGGGTGCGGCCCAGGTATCGCTGCGCATTGACGGCTTCGTTGCACGCAATGGCTCCGGCGCTCGTTGGTTTCCAGGGTTTTGCATTCTTACGCGGCGGGATCACCGCGTGGGCACCTCGGACGGCTATCGCCTCGTGGCATTTACGCGTGTCGTAGGCCCCATCTGCGATAACGCTGCCGATGTCTTGATCGGGAGGGATTTGGTTCAGAAGGTCGGGCAGCATGGGAGCGTCCCCGACATTGCTGCTGGTGACCTGAACCGCCCGAACCTCCAACGTTTCTTCGTCAATTCCAATGTGTATCTTGCGCCAGGCACGCCGTTTAGGGCCGCCATGCTTTCGGGCATTCCACTCGCCTTCACCTTCGGCTTTGATCCTTGTGCTGTCGATAAGGAGGTTCAGTGGGCCGGACCCAACGCGATAAGGCAGGCTCACGTTCAGCATTCTCTGACGGCGACACAGCGTACTGAAGTCGGGCACCGCCCAATCCAGACCGACAAGTTGCAAAAGACTTTCGACGAACCCAGACGTTTGTCTCGGGGGCATACCAAACAACACTTTCATGGTCAGACAAGTCTGGATCGCCGCATCGCTGAGTTGCTGCTGTCGACCATGCTTGCCGGTTGGCGGTGGCCGCCACGTCATCCCGGGATCGAACCAAATCGTCAACGATCCACGCTGCTTCAGCGCCTTGTTGTAAGCCGACAAGTTCGTGGTCTTGTACCTTGCGGGATGCCAACCGCTCATGACTTCCAGCTACCATGCTGGTTTCATACAGTGACTCCCTCAACCGATTTGTGCAACAAAGCCCGTTGGAATGCATCCATGCTGGTCGCCTGAGGGACCGACACGCTGATATCGGGCGAATTCAGATCGTACCACTTCGTGATATCGAGATCATCACGAGCCAAAACTGCAAGTGCGTAGTAAAGCAGCGGAGTTTCGGGAAAATTCACCGCCACCTTGCGCGCATCAGTGGCATCAAGAACAAACATGAGATCAATTCGGTCCACTTCCAACGCAGCCACTGCGGTGCCCCAAGTGAATTCGACAGGTTCGTATTCAATCCCAAGGGTTTCCGCCATGGCCTGCCCCATCGACACGCCCAGGCCACCGGTTCACTCACCACTGACGATGTCCCTGGAATACCAAGGCGGGGCTTGCGTAACACCAACACGGAGGACACCGGTATCACGCACCCGATCCATCGTGCCGTCCTGAGCCTGAGAAATAGCGCCCACCCCAATCATGGCAGCAATTGCCGCTGTCAATGCCATACGT contains these protein-coding regions:
- a CDS encoding IS5 family transposase yields the protein MSGWHPARYKTTNLSAYNKALKQRGSLTIWFDPGMTWRPPPTGKHGRQQQLSDAAIQTCLTMKVLFGMPPRQTSGFVESLLQLVGLDWAVPDFSTLCRRQRMLNVSLPYRVGSGPLNLLIDSTRIKAEGEGEWNARKHGGPKRRAWRKIHIGIDEETLEVRAVQVTSSNVGDAPMLPDLLNQIPPDQDIGSVIADGAYDTRKCHEAIAVRGAHAVIPPRKNAKPWKPTSAGAIACNEAVNAQRYLGRTLWRRWSGYHRRSRVETKMHCVKLLGQSLMARDFERQVAEIQIRIAALNRYTALGIPVTEPVG
- a CDS encoding transporter substrate-binding domain-containing protein, which codes for MAETLGIEYEPVEFTWGTAVAALEVDRIDLMFVLDATDARKVAVNFPETPLLYYALAVLARDDLDITKWYDLNSPDISVSVPQATSMDAFQRALLHKSVEGVTV
- a CDS encoding aminotransferase class IV, which codes for MTNTTQDSAQSYAPDCRNDAVEVYVNGAFFPRDKAMVPVFDAGFVLGDGVWEGMRLVNGRLLAVDEHMARLYEGANAIQLDIGMDRDALKGEIWKTLHHNKMEDGVHIRMMISRGLKSTPNQDPRFIVGSATVVIVAEYKQPNAALKARGLTLLTSTIRCSTPDVFDLRLNSHSRLNFIQALIQAINMGADEALMLDDRGFVASCNSTNFFIIRGEELWTSTGATCFNGITRSKVIKIWRDAGKRVFEKDYTLAETYAADEAFVTGTLGGITPVTKIDGRKVGQGSPGPVTAEISRLYQAYIGE
- a CDS encoding phosphoserine transaminase; amino-acid sequence: MTDSTTPATRPANPRFSSGPCAKHPGYSLNNLMDAPLGRSHRAAVGKAKLKAAIDRTKALLGVPDDYRVGIVPASDTGAYEMAMWSMLGARPVTMLAWESFGAGWVTDVVKQLKLDADVRTADYGQLPSLDIDPARDICFTWNGTTSGVRVPNADWIADDRAGLTFCDATSAAFAMDLPWDKLDVTTFSWQKVLGGEGAHGVIILSPRAVERLETYTPAWPLPKIFRLTKGGKLIEGIFRGETINTPSMLCVEDYLVTLDWAEDLGLSGLIGRADASARHIWDFCDANGWIANLADDPVTRSTTSVCLKFTDPSLPDDFAKRVAKRLEAEGVALDIGAYRDAPAGLRIWCGSTVEPDDIAALLPWIDWAYAAEKAA